A single genomic interval of Coturnix japonica isolate 7356 chromosome 14, Coturnix japonica 2.1, whole genome shotgun sequence harbors:
- the ANTKMT gene encoding adenine nucleotide translocase lysine N-methyltransferase, whose protein sequence is MGPPLPAAMDAEALDELAGQLHGEALGARGLLQLAATTSLAAYAVWAAVLMPGFRRVPLRLQVPYVPSNAQQVANVMGLLRERTGKTADLGSGDGRLVIAAYKQGLRPAVGYELNPWLLWLARYRARRAGYEGKVSFLKQDLWKANLSDCYNVIVFLAPSVKDPLAAKLLAELPDEARVVAGRFPFPSWTPSSTMGQGLEQAWAYDMKEVRRTARSSTDGCTL, encoded by the exons ATGGGGCCGCCCCTTCCGGCAGCAATGGACGCGGAGGCGCTGGACGAGCTGGCGGGGCAGCTGCATGGGGAGGCCCTGGGGGCCCgtgggctgctgcagctggcgGCCACCACCAGCCTGGCTGCTTATGCTGTGTGGGCTGCAGTGCTCATGCCTGGCTTCCGCCGGGTGCCGCTGCGCCTGCAG GTGCCATATGTGCCATCCAATGCTCAGCAAGTGGCCAACGTGATGGGACTGCTGCGAGAGCGCACGGGGAAGACGGCAGATCTGGGCTCTGGGGACGGCCGACTT GTGATTGCAGCTTACAAGCAAGGACTCCGTCCGGCTGTCGGCTATGAGCTCAACCCCTGGCTGCTGTGGCTTGCCAGGTACCGGGCTCGCAGGGCTGGATACGAGGGGAAGGTTTCCTTCCTGAAGCAGGATCTGTGGAAG GCAAATCTTTCTGATTGCTACAATGTGATCGTGTTCCTGGCTCCCAGTGTG aaggATCCCCTGGCTGCCAAACTCCTGGCAGAACTCCCTGATGAGGCTCGTGTGGTGGCTGGGcgcttccccttcccctcctggACCCCAAGCAGCACCatggggcaggggctggagcaAGCCTGGGCCTACGACATGAAGGAGGTGCGACGCACAGCACGGAGCAGCACAGATGGATGCACACTAtga
- the CCDC78 gene encoding coiled-coil domain-containing protein 78 isoform X5, translating to MDDSDDLCLPSSRFTAMILFIFWKCVTSHQHCFESHCLHGAVGCLLLEVLKNEELSLELLSLTNARSTESNQQHSHASATESAAEPDRVMVHRPPAQKVKPEDVAAPEHEWQNPGRNLLGNQDHIKEEIEKLKQTYDSQQQKLEEKVIAMGKELQEAKKAARDPQQKLAEQSAVLLASQSQLQEVEAENSRLQLRLKELSEEYRCRLTQYIRDVAEYVDSKPSTRTGPSKAPAEHADMKRLVDNMLKDIRASYKAREEQLAGAARGYKKRMKNMAKKHENLLIAYSVQREKIRSLGSSEMDSGPAELHFAITDPELQTNTTQELNRLRENKVKLELQLHELQKKRLKETSGFQLSPDQKRDEEGWAEVRKQLQEFTHSTQEDLEKERSQLLTRAIVAEEQVLELQDYIEKHLARYRQEVLWVRKLAGGEEPRARSAGAADAHSLPRSRKAISREL from the exons ATGGATGACTCAGATGACCTCTGCCTCCCATCCTCTCGATTCACTGCCATG ATACTCTTTATCTTTTGGAAATGTGTCACTTcacaccagcactgctttgaaTCTCACTGCCTACACGGTGCTGTGGGCTGTCTGCTTCTGGAG GTCTTAAAGAATGAAGAGCTCAGCCTAGAGCTGCTCAGCCTGACCAATGCCAGGAGCACAGAAAGCAACCAGCAGCACTCCCATGCCTCTGCCACCGAGTCTGCTGCTGAGCCAGACAGAGTAATGGTGCATCGTCCCCCTGCTCAGAAGGTGAAG CCAGAAGATGTGGCTGCCCCTGAACATGAGTGGCAAAACCCGGGAAGAAAT TTGCTTGGAAACCAGGATCACATAAAAGAGGAGattgaaaaactgaagcaaacCTACGATTCgcagcagcagaagctggaagagaaagT GATCGCAATGGGgaaagagctgcaggaggcGAAGAAAGCAGCCCGTGACCCCCAGCAGAAACTGGCAGAGCAGTCAGCA GTGCTGCTGGCCTCTCAGAGCCAACTCCAGGAGGTGGAGGCTGAGAACTCCCGGCTGCAGCTGCGGCTTAAGGAGCTGAGCGAGGAGTATCGCTGCCGGCTCACGCAGTACATCAGGGACGTGGCG GAGTACGTGGACAGCAAACCCAGCACCCGAACCGGGCCTAGCAAGGCTCCAGCTGAGCATGCAGACATGAAACGCCTTGTGGACAACATGCTGAAGGACATCAGAGCTTCCTACAAGGCTCGGGAGGAGCAGCTGGCTGGAGCAGCACGTGGCTACAAGAAACGCATGAAAAACATGGCCAAGAAGCACGAGAACCTGCTGATTGCATACAG TGTGCAGCGAGAGAAGATCCGCTCCTTGGGCAGCAGTGAGATGGATTCTGGCCCTGCTGAGCTCCACTTTGCCATCACAGACCCAGAGCTGCAGACAAACACAACCCAGGAGCTAAACAGGCTGCGGGAGAACAAAGTCAAACTGGAGCTCCAATTACACGAGTTGCAGAAG aaaagactgaaagaaaccTCAGGTTTTCAGCTGTCTCCTGACCA GAAGCGGGATGAAGAGGGCTGGGCAGAGGTCAGGAAGCAGCTCCAGGAGTTCACACACAGCACCCAG GAGGAtctggagaaggagaggagTCAGCTGCTGACACGGGCAATTGTGGCAGAGGAACAGGTGTTGGAGCTGCAGGATTACATAGAGAAGCACCTAGCAAG GTAcaggcaggaggtgctgtgggTGAGGAAGCTCGCTGGTGGTGAGGAGCCACGTGCAcgcagtgctggggcagctgaTGCTCACTCACTGCCCAGATCCAGGAAAGCCATCAGCCGTGAGCTCTAA
- the CCDC78 gene encoding coiled-coil domain-containing protein 78 isoform X4: MDFGSAADKENVTALTEQAQHLANKNISKELVDLQIETNKMKEQYETEKFELKNMILALENRVLELELCSEKVSGERDALRDHLHALETSRKELADEYIILKSNYLALGKELDQEVLKNEELSLELLSLTNARSTESNQQHSHASATESAAEPDRVMVHRPPAQKVKPEDVAAPEHEWQNPGRNLLGNQDHIKEEIEKLKQTYDSQQQKLEEKVIAMGKELQEAKKAARDPQQKLAEQSAVLLASQSQLQEVEAENSRLQLRLKELSEEYRCRLTQYIRDVAEYVDSKPSTRTGPSKAPAEHADMKRLVDNMLKDIRASYKAREEQLAGAARGYKKRMKNMAKKHENLLIAYSVQREKIRSLGSSEMDSGPAELHFAITDPELQTNTTQELNRLRENKVKLELQLHELQKKRLKETSGFQLSPDQKRDEEGWAEVRKQLQEFTHSTQEDLEKERSQLLTRAIVAEEQVLELQDYIEKHLARYRQEVLWVRKLAGGEEPRARSAGAADAHSLPRSRKAISREL, encoded by the exons ATGGATTTTGGAAGTGCTGCAGATAAGGAGAATGTAACTGCTCTGACGGAGCAAGCGCAGCATCTTGCTAACAAAAAT aTTTCCAAAGAACTTGTTGACCTCCAAATTGagacaaacaaaatgaaggagCAGTATGAAACAGAGAAATTTGAACTGAAAAACATG ATCCTGGCCCTGGAGAATCgtgtgctggagctggagctctgcagtgagAAAGTCAGTGGGGAGCGGGATGCCTTACGGGACCACCTGCACGCCCTGGAGaccagcaggaaggagctggcGGATGAGTacatcattttgaaaagcaattacCTGGCACTGGGCAAAGAACTCGACCAGGAG GTCTTAAAGAATGAAGAGCTCAGCCTAGAGCTGCTCAGCCTGACCAATGCCAGGAGCACAGAAAGCAACCAGCAGCACTCCCATGCCTCTGCCACCGAGTCTGCTGCTGAGCCAGACAGAGTAATGGTGCATCGTCCCCCTGCTCAGAAGGTGAAG CCAGAAGATGTGGCTGCCCCTGAACATGAGTGGCAAAACCCGGGAAGAAAT TTGCTTGGAAACCAGGATCACATAAAAGAGGAGattgaaaaactgaagcaaacCTACGATTCgcagcagcagaagctggaagagaaagT GATCGCAATGGGgaaagagctgcaggaggcGAAGAAAGCAGCCCGTGACCCCCAGCAGAAACTGGCAGAGCAGTCAGCA GTGCTGCTGGCCTCTCAGAGCCAACTCCAGGAGGTGGAGGCTGAGAACTCCCGGCTGCAGCTGCGGCTTAAGGAGCTGAGCGAGGAGTATCGCTGCCGGCTCACGCAGTACATCAGGGACGTGGCG GAGTACGTGGACAGCAAACCCAGCACCCGAACCGGGCCTAGCAAGGCTCCAGCTGAGCATGCAGACATGAAACGCCTTGTGGACAACATGCTGAAGGACATCAGAGCTTCCTACAAGGCTCGGGAGGAGCAGCTGGCTGGAGCAGCACGTGGCTACAAGAAACGCATGAAAAACATGGCCAAGAAGCACGAGAACCTGCTGATTGCATACAG TGTGCAGCGAGAGAAGATCCGCTCCTTGGGCAGCAGTGAGATGGATTCTGGCCCTGCTGAGCTCCACTTTGCCATCACAGACCCAGAGCTGCAGACAAACACAACCCAGGAGCTAAACAGGCTGCGGGAGAACAAAGTCAAACTGGAGCTCCAATTACACGAGTTGCAGAAG aaaagactgaaagaaaccTCAGGTTTTCAGCTGTCTCCTGACCA GAAGCGGGATGAAGAGGGCTGGGCAGAGGTCAGGAAGCAGCTCCAGGAGTTCACACACAGCACCCAG GAGGAtctggagaaggagaggagTCAGCTGCTGACACGGGCAATTGTGGCAGAGGAACAGGTGTTGGAGCTGCAGGATTACATAGAGAAGCACCTAGCAAG GTAcaggcaggaggtgctgtgggTGAGGAAGCTCGCTGGTGGTGAGGAGCCACGTGCAcgcagtgctggggcagctgaTGCTCACTCACTGCCCAGATCCAGGAAAGCCATCAGCCGTGAGCTCTAA
- the CCDC78 gene encoding coiled-coil domain-containing protein 78 isoform X3 has protein sequence MDFGSAADKENVTALTEQAQHLANKNVQLQDRNERLYAGFGDVQERMGRLTGSKPDLSPRMIFSEEEKLKISKELVDLQIETNKMKEQYETEKFELKNMILALENRVLELELCSEKVSGERDALRDHLHALETSRKELADEYIILKSNYLALGKELDQEVLKNEELSLELLSLTNARSTESNQQHSHASATESAAEPDRVMVHRPPAQKVKPEDVAAPEHEWQNPGRNLLGNQDHIKEEIEKLKQTYDSQQQKLEEKVIAMGKELQEAKKAARDPQQKLAEQSAEYVDSKPSTRTGPSKAPAEHADMKRLVDNMLKDIRASYKAREEQLAGAARGYKKRMKNMAKKHENLLIAYSVQREKIRSLGSSEMDSGPAELHFAITDPELQTNTTQELNRLRENKVKLELQLHELQKKRLKETSGFQLSPDQKRDEEGWAEVRKQLQEFTHSTQEDLEKERSQLLTRAIVAEEQVLELQDYIEKHLARYRQEVLWVRKLAGGEEPRARSAGAADAHSLPRSRKAISREL, from the exons ATGGATTTTGGAAGTGCTGCAGATAAGGAGAATGTAACTGCTCTGACGGAGCAAGCGCAGCATCTTGCTAACAAAAAT GTGCAGCTGCAGGATAGGAATGAGAGGCTCTATGCAGGATTTGGAGATGTGCAGGAGAGGATGGGGAGGCTGACTGGCTCCAAACCAGATTTGTCACCCAGAATGATCTtcagtgaagaggaaaaactgaag aTTTCCAAAGAACTTGTTGACCTCCAAATTGagacaaacaaaatgaaggagCAGTATGAAACAGAGAAATTTGAACTGAAAAACATG ATCCTGGCCCTGGAGAATCgtgtgctggagctggagctctgcagtgagAAAGTCAGTGGGGAGCGGGATGCCTTACGGGACCACCTGCACGCCCTGGAGaccagcaggaaggagctggcGGATGAGTacatcattttgaaaagcaattacCTGGCACTGGGCAAAGAACTCGACCAGGAG GTCTTAAAGAATGAAGAGCTCAGCCTAGAGCTGCTCAGCCTGACCAATGCCAGGAGCACAGAAAGCAACCAGCAGCACTCCCATGCCTCTGCCACCGAGTCTGCTGCTGAGCCAGACAGAGTAATGGTGCATCGTCCCCCTGCTCAGAAGGTGAAG CCAGAAGATGTGGCTGCCCCTGAACATGAGTGGCAAAACCCGGGAAGAAAT TTGCTTGGAAACCAGGATCACATAAAAGAGGAGattgaaaaactgaagcaaacCTACGATTCgcagcagcagaagctggaagagaaagT GATCGCAATGGGgaaagagctgcaggaggcGAAGAAAGCAGCCCGTGACCCCCAGCAGAAACTGGCAGAGCAGTCAGCA GAGTACGTGGACAGCAAACCCAGCACCCGAACCGGGCCTAGCAAGGCTCCAGCTGAGCATGCAGACATGAAACGCCTTGTGGACAACATGCTGAAGGACATCAGAGCTTCCTACAAGGCTCGGGAGGAGCAGCTGGCTGGAGCAGCACGTGGCTACAAGAAACGCATGAAAAACATGGCCAAGAAGCACGAGAACCTGCTGATTGCATACAG TGTGCAGCGAGAGAAGATCCGCTCCTTGGGCAGCAGTGAGATGGATTCTGGCCCTGCTGAGCTCCACTTTGCCATCACAGACCCAGAGCTGCAGACAAACACAACCCAGGAGCTAAACAGGCTGCGGGAGAACAAAGTCAAACTGGAGCTCCAATTACACGAGTTGCAGAAG aaaagactgaaagaaaccTCAGGTTTTCAGCTGTCTCCTGACCA GAAGCGGGATGAAGAGGGCTGGGCAGAGGTCAGGAAGCAGCTCCAGGAGTTCACACACAGCACCCAG GAGGAtctggagaaggagaggagTCAGCTGCTGACACGGGCAATTGTGGCAGAGGAACAGGTGTTGGAGCTGCAGGATTACATAGAGAAGCACCTAGCAAG GTAcaggcaggaggtgctgtgggTGAGGAAGCTCGCTGGTGGTGAGGAGCCACGTGCAcgcagtgctggggcagctgaTGCTCACTCACTGCCCAGATCCAGGAAAGCCATCAGCCGTGAGCTCTAA
- the CCDC78 gene encoding coiled-coil domain-containing protein 78 isoform X1, which produces MDFGSAADKENVTALTEQAQHLANKNVQLQDRNERLYAGFGDVQERMGRLTGSKPDLSPRMIFSEEEKLKISKELVDLQIETNKMKEQYETEKFELKNMILALENRVLELELCSEKVSGERDALRDHLHALETSRKELADEYIILKSNYLALGKELDQEVLKNEELSLELLSLTNARSTESNQQHSHASATESAAEPDRVMVHRPPAQKVKPEDVAAPEHEWQNPGRNLLGNQDHIKEEIEKLKQTYDSQQQKLEEKVIAMGKELQEAKKAARDPQQKLAEQSAVLLASQSQLQEVEAENSRLQLRLKELSEEYRCRLTQYIRDVAEYVDSKPSTRTGPSKAPAEHADMKRLVDNMLKDIRASYKAREEQLAGAARGYKKRMKNMAKKHENLLIAYSVQREKIRSLGSSEMDSGPAELHFAITDPELQTNTTQELNRLRENKVKLELQLHELQKKRLKETSGFQLSPDQKRDEEGWAEVRKQLQEFTHSTQEDLEKERSQLLTRAIVAEEQVLELQDYIEKHLARYRQEVLWVRKLAGGEEPRARSAGAADAHSLPRSRKAISREL; this is translated from the exons ATGGATTTTGGAAGTGCTGCAGATAAGGAGAATGTAACTGCTCTGACGGAGCAAGCGCAGCATCTTGCTAACAAAAAT GTGCAGCTGCAGGATAGGAATGAGAGGCTCTATGCAGGATTTGGAGATGTGCAGGAGAGGATGGGGAGGCTGACTGGCTCCAAACCAGATTTGTCACCCAGAATGATCTtcagtgaagaggaaaaactgaag aTTTCCAAAGAACTTGTTGACCTCCAAATTGagacaaacaaaatgaaggagCAGTATGAAACAGAGAAATTTGAACTGAAAAACATG ATCCTGGCCCTGGAGAATCgtgtgctggagctggagctctgcagtgagAAAGTCAGTGGGGAGCGGGATGCCTTACGGGACCACCTGCACGCCCTGGAGaccagcaggaaggagctggcGGATGAGTacatcattttgaaaagcaattacCTGGCACTGGGCAAAGAACTCGACCAGGAG GTCTTAAAGAATGAAGAGCTCAGCCTAGAGCTGCTCAGCCTGACCAATGCCAGGAGCACAGAAAGCAACCAGCAGCACTCCCATGCCTCTGCCACCGAGTCTGCTGCTGAGCCAGACAGAGTAATGGTGCATCGTCCCCCTGCTCAGAAGGTGAAG CCAGAAGATGTGGCTGCCCCTGAACATGAGTGGCAAAACCCGGGAAGAAAT TTGCTTGGAAACCAGGATCACATAAAAGAGGAGattgaaaaactgaagcaaacCTACGATTCgcagcagcagaagctggaagagaaagT GATCGCAATGGGgaaagagctgcaggaggcGAAGAAAGCAGCCCGTGACCCCCAGCAGAAACTGGCAGAGCAGTCAGCA GTGCTGCTGGCCTCTCAGAGCCAACTCCAGGAGGTGGAGGCTGAGAACTCCCGGCTGCAGCTGCGGCTTAAGGAGCTGAGCGAGGAGTATCGCTGCCGGCTCACGCAGTACATCAGGGACGTGGCG GAGTACGTGGACAGCAAACCCAGCACCCGAACCGGGCCTAGCAAGGCTCCAGCTGAGCATGCAGACATGAAACGCCTTGTGGACAACATGCTGAAGGACATCAGAGCTTCCTACAAGGCTCGGGAGGAGCAGCTGGCTGGAGCAGCACGTGGCTACAAGAAACGCATGAAAAACATGGCCAAGAAGCACGAGAACCTGCTGATTGCATACAG TGTGCAGCGAGAGAAGATCCGCTCCTTGGGCAGCAGTGAGATGGATTCTGGCCCTGCTGAGCTCCACTTTGCCATCACAGACCCAGAGCTGCAGACAAACACAACCCAGGAGCTAAACAGGCTGCGGGAGAACAAAGTCAAACTGGAGCTCCAATTACACGAGTTGCAGAAG aaaagactgaaagaaaccTCAGGTTTTCAGCTGTCTCCTGACCA GAAGCGGGATGAAGAGGGCTGGGCAGAGGTCAGGAAGCAGCTCCAGGAGTTCACACACAGCACCCAG GAGGAtctggagaaggagaggagTCAGCTGCTGACACGGGCAATTGTGGCAGAGGAACAGGTGTTGGAGCTGCAGGATTACATAGAGAAGCACCTAGCAAG GTAcaggcaggaggtgctgtgggTGAGGAAGCTCGCTGGTGGTGAGGAGCCACGTGCAcgcagtgctggggcagctgaTGCTCACTCACTGCCCAGATCCAGGAAAGCCATCAGCCGTGAGCTCTAA
- the METRN gene encoding meteorin gives MRALWALCLAGLAAALGSFSADQCSWRGSGLSQELGSVEQLTLRCAEGSLEWLYPTGALRLRLAPRLPPATTADGRDPRHVTACLQPTGTFRGAQLYLERDGELELLLPEAEAAPRPRVRCFSWPPHEQVALFLQATPQRDISRRIAAFRYELRGDWLARPALPAEGVCRPCNDTELLMAICTSDFVVRGTIHSVSNDAELQESVIGVSAVRIHRQKFPLFQSGGRPGRAAGSIRTPLRCGVRPGPGTFLFTGWLHFGEAWLSCAPRYKDFQRIYEGARRRRQNPCEFPVD, from the exons ATGCGGGCTCTGTGGGCGCTGTGCCTCGCCGGGCTGGCCGCTGCCCTCGGCAGTTTCTCGGCGGATCAGTGCAGCTGGAGGGGGAG CGGCTTGTCGCAGGAGTTGGGCAGTGTGGAGCAGCTCACCCTGCGCTGCGCCGAGGGCTCCCTGGAGTGGCTGTACCCCACGGGGGCACTCCGCCTCCGCCTGGCCCCCCGCCTGCCCCCCGCCACCACCGCTGATGGCCGCGACCCCCGACACGTCACCGCCTGCCTTCAGCCCACCGGCACCTTCCGGGGGGCTCAGCTCTACCTGGAGCGGGATggtgagctggagctgctgctgcccgaGGCGGAGGCTGCCCCACGGCCCCGTGTGAGGTGTTTCAGCTGGCCGCCCCATGAGCAGGTGGCCCTATTCCTGCAGGCCACCCCACAGCGAGACATCAGCCGCCGCATCGCTGCCTTCCGCTATGAGCTGCGGGGGGACTGGCTCGCCCGCCCCGCGCTGCCTGCAGAAG GGGTGTGCCGGCCGTGCAATGACACCGAGCTCCTGATGGCCATTTGCACTAGTGACTTTG TGGTCCGTGGTACCATCCACAGCGTCTCCAAcgatgcagagctgcaggaatcTGTCATCGGGGTGAGCGCCGTCCGCATCCACCGCCAGAAATTCCCCCTCTTCCAAAgcggggggcggccggggcgggcggcgggcagCATCCGCACCCCTCTGCGCTGCGGTGTGCGGCCGGGCCCCGGCACCTTCCTGTTCACGGGGTGGCTGCACTTTGGTGAGGCATGGCTCAGCTGCGCTCCCCGCTACAAGGACTTCCAGCGCATCTACGAGGGCGCCCGGCGCAGGAGGCAAAACCCCTGCGAGTTCCCCGTGGACTGA
- the CCDC78 gene encoding coiled-coil domain-containing protein 78 isoform X2, with the protein MDFGSAADKENVTALTEQAQHLANKNVQLQDRNERLYAGFGDVQERMGRLTGSKPDLSPRMIFSEEEKLKISKELVDLQIETNKMKEQYETEKFELKNMILALENRVLELELCSEKVSGERDALRDHLHALETSRKELADEYIILKSNYLALGKELDQEVLKNEELSLELLSLTNARSTESNQQHSHASATESAAEPDRVMVHRPPAQKVKLLGNQDHIKEEIEKLKQTYDSQQQKLEEKVIAMGKELQEAKKAARDPQQKLAEQSAVLLASQSQLQEVEAENSRLQLRLKELSEEYRCRLTQYIRDVAEYVDSKPSTRTGPSKAPAEHADMKRLVDNMLKDIRASYKAREEQLAGAARGYKKRMKNMAKKHENLLIAYSVQREKIRSLGSSEMDSGPAELHFAITDPELQTNTTQELNRLRENKVKLELQLHELQKKRLKETSGFQLSPDQKRDEEGWAEVRKQLQEFTHSTQEDLEKERSQLLTRAIVAEEQVLELQDYIEKHLARYRQEVLWVRKLAGGEEPRARSAGAADAHSLPRSRKAISREL; encoded by the exons ATGGATTTTGGAAGTGCTGCAGATAAGGAGAATGTAACTGCTCTGACGGAGCAAGCGCAGCATCTTGCTAACAAAAAT GTGCAGCTGCAGGATAGGAATGAGAGGCTCTATGCAGGATTTGGAGATGTGCAGGAGAGGATGGGGAGGCTGACTGGCTCCAAACCAGATTTGTCACCCAGAATGATCTtcagtgaagaggaaaaactgaag aTTTCCAAAGAACTTGTTGACCTCCAAATTGagacaaacaaaatgaaggagCAGTATGAAACAGAGAAATTTGAACTGAAAAACATG ATCCTGGCCCTGGAGAATCgtgtgctggagctggagctctgcagtgagAAAGTCAGTGGGGAGCGGGATGCCTTACGGGACCACCTGCACGCCCTGGAGaccagcaggaaggagctggcGGATGAGTacatcattttgaaaagcaattacCTGGCACTGGGCAAAGAACTCGACCAGGAG GTCTTAAAGAATGAAGAGCTCAGCCTAGAGCTGCTCAGCCTGACCAATGCCAGGAGCACAGAAAGCAACCAGCAGCACTCCCATGCCTCTGCCACCGAGTCTGCTGCTGAGCCAGACAGAGTAATGGTGCATCGTCCCCCTGCTCAGAAGGTGAAG TTGCTTGGAAACCAGGATCACATAAAAGAGGAGattgaaaaactgaagcaaacCTACGATTCgcagcagcagaagctggaagagaaagT GATCGCAATGGGgaaagagctgcaggaggcGAAGAAAGCAGCCCGTGACCCCCAGCAGAAACTGGCAGAGCAGTCAGCA GTGCTGCTGGCCTCTCAGAGCCAACTCCAGGAGGTGGAGGCTGAGAACTCCCGGCTGCAGCTGCGGCTTAAGGAGCTGAGCGAGGAGTATCGCTGCCGGCTCACGCAGTACATCAGGGACGTGGCG GAGTACGTGGACAGCAAACCCAGCACCCGAACCGGGCCTAGCAAGGCTCCAGCTGAGCATGCAGACATGAAACGCCTTGTGGACAACATGCTGAAGGACATCAGAGCTTCCTACAAGGCTCGGGAGGAGCAGCTGGCTGGAGCAGCACGTGGCTACAAGAAACGCATGAAAAACATGGCCAAGAAGCACGAGAACCTGCTGATTGCATACAG TGTGCAGCGAGAGAAGATCCGCTCCTTGGGCAGCAGTGAGATGGATTCTGGCCCTGCTGAGCTCCACTTTGCCATCACAGACCCAGAGCTGCAGACAAACACAACCCAGGAGCTAAACAGGCTGCGGGAGAACAAAGTCAAACTGGAGCTCCAATTACACGAGTTGCAGAAG aaaagactgaaagaaaccTCAGGTTTTCAGCTGTCTCCTGACCA GAAGCGGGATGAAGAGGGCTGGGCAGAGGTCAGGAAGCAGCTCCAGGAGTTCACACACAGCACCCAG GAGGAtctggagaaggagaggagTCAGCTGCTGACACGGGCAATTGTGGCAGAGGAACAGGTGTTGGAGCTGCAGGATTACATAGAGAAGCACCTAGCAAG GTAcaggcaggaggtgctgtgggTGAGGAAGCTCGCTGGTGGTGAGGAGCCACGTGCAcgcagtgctggggcagctgaTGCTCACTCACTGCCCAGATCCAGGAAAGCCATCAGCCGTGAGCTCTAA